A segment of the Echinicola strongylocentroti genome:
TGCATCAAAAAGGCCAGACAAACAGGGTTTGACAAGCTGTCCATTGACCTGATGTACGGGTTTCCTGCTGCTGACCACCAACTATGGGAACGGGATTTAAAACAGGCCATCCTTCTCGAACCTGGCCATATCAGCAGCTACTGCCTGACGATCGAATCCGGTACAGCACTGGGTAACTGGGCAGAAAAAGGGAAGTTCAATCCGGCATCTGAAGATTTTAATGCGGACCAATTTGAACTAATGCAAAAAAGGCTGGAAGATGCCGGCTATATCCAATATGAAATTTCCAATTTTGGCCAGCCAGCTGCTTTTGCCATACATAATTCCAATTACTGGAAGGGCATTCCCTACCTCGGTATCGGGCCGAGTGCACATTCCTTTGATGGTCGGTCCAGACAGCATAACCTCGCCCACAACGCCAAGTACATCAAAGCGCTCCAAAACGGACAAATCCCCTACGAAAAGGACATACTTAGTCAGGATGACATGCTGAATGAATACCTGCTGACAGCTCTACGAACGATCTGGGGAGTCGACCTGACAATGGTAAAAAAACGCTTTGGTCTTGATCTCCTCCAGGACAAATCGCCTTTCATCCAAGCCTTAACCAAAGACCACCTTATCCATATAGAAAACAACCATCTTGTCCTGACTAGACAAGGTAAACTTTTAGCTGATCATATCGCCGAAAAGCTCTTCGTGTAAGGCGGGTTAAACCGCCTCTTTAATTGGTACTGTGCCAAAGTAACGCTACCTT
Coding sequences within it:
- the hemW gene encoding radical SAM family heme chaperone HemW, producing the protein MAGIYIHIPFCKQACHYCDFHFSTNTGLKTNMVKMLCKELILQQNYLGKETSIKTIYFGGGTPSLLSTAELEMILETIAAHYHLDLEELTIETNPDDLHKTKLNDLLALGFDRLSIGIQSFSDEVLKFYNRTHSAAESLDCIKKARQTGFDKLSIDLMYGFPAADHQLWERDLKQAILLEPGHISSYCLTIESGTALGNWAEKGKFNPASEDFNADQFELMQKRLEDAGYIQYEISNFGQPAAFAIHNSNYWKGIPYLGIGPSAHSFDGRSRQHNLAHNAKYIKALQNGQIPYEKDILSQDDMLNEYLLTALRTIWGVDLTMVKKRFGLDLLQDKSPFIQALTKDHLIHIENNHLVLTRQGKLLADHIAEKLFV